The Leptospira sp. WS60.C2 genome includes the window AATGTACATCTCCCACCGTGCAAAAGAAAATGCAGAAGCCATTAAAAATGCTGTGAATGGAAACGGTAAGTTTTATATTTGTGGCGGTCCGAAGGGAATGGAGAAAGGAGTGATTATGGAACTCATGTCTGCATGTGGAACTGAACTCACGTATGAAGCTTTCAAAAAAGACCTAGAAGAAAAAGACCAATTATTTGTAGAGACGTACTAACATGGCAAAAACAGGAATCATCAAAGACATTGATAAAGGAAGAGGGGAAGTCATCCGCGTGGAGATTTCCGAGTACAAAGGTCAAACTTTCTTTAACATTCGAGTTTGGTACACAGACCCCAATGGAGAATTAAAACCGACTCAGAAAGGAATCGCCATTGCTCCCACGCTAGTCA containing:
- a CDS encoding transcriptional coactivator p15/PC4 family protein; its protein translation is MAKTGIIKDIDKGRGEVIRVEISEYKGQTFFNIRVWYTDPNGELKPTQKGIAIAPTLVSELKEAIEEAERWLA